From the Sebastes fasciatus isolate fSebFas1 chromosome 3, fSebFas1.pri, whole genome shotgun sequence genome, one window contains:
- the LOC141765200 gene encoding uncharacterized protein LOC141765200: MVLVITGQLVTSYDEEFRRLYARSVVPTVLSRERPLVQYLRDTVAMQSPNSSQLSLRQTHMRPKVMHGMRSAQDDRFNNATMMTQGLSVQERLHQSHCFDMGNLMRGHSYGGELQKLNSLTRLRMGTKDLGVPVDKTGPNLRGGGDLLLTNRLSQQHLKHLTRYGTDQNLIPFNSETSLHRWKMDAYFNDGDVPLDASCDAISPYGSHTGLNEQLVHNRSRDIKSRMEEMRQKRLSLQEYANLRQSQESLRSAYPTLERPKYMSPLRGQDMRQNVAELEPNAQNGCILETASFKDNEPNKEREQTLSDVHRSASHHDVTTAPDRKTTQTYDWHEPLSRTTSAAADLDMILNDPSLKLAHLQPSGLQHPRAMESLTELPEEKEGSRVNSSDSAAFKDGNEEINKDEKAFPKENSGKSRLPAESQRQDPTRGRLGSVGKMANSSGSAAPKEGKKSISTEVQTVPKSLNTSTGSQHAVEATSGHTEKQEKQHEEPPLQRKNSLRKKVYSMLTPDDKKASKKEEKSLQRKASLRSRTPSGLTQPIRGDHSQAPAVEQTTKKGQSPSISRSQNSLSGSAETEKHKPSFPRSPQRSSKRKPNPAGDQDRGSRSTLNDEGETVYHARRERVYSRFEYLLSTESLDKSVKVVASEKDRGSPLNRQDPLYQSQSGSDKLGRFMQRVGNLISKNK; encoded by the coding sequence ATGGTCCTGGTGATCACAGGTCAGCTGGTCACCTCTTACGACGAGGAATTTCGCCGACTGTACGCTCGCTCTGTAGTTCCTACAGTTCTGTCCAGGGAGAGGCCGTTGGTCCAGTACCTGAGAGACACTGTGGCCATGCAGAGCCCAAACTCCAGCCAGCTCTCCCTCCGCCAAACTCACATGAGACCCAAAGTGATGCACGGCATGAGGAGTGCTCAGGATGACAGGTTTAACAACGCCACCATGATGACCCAAGGCCTGAGCGTACAGGAGAGGCTGCATCAGTCTCACTGTTTCGACATGGGGAATCTGATGCGGGGACACAGTTATGGCGGAGAACTGCAGAAGTTGAACTCCTTGACTCGGCTGAGGATGGGGACCAAGGACCTCGGGGTCCCTGTTGATAAGACGGGACCTAACCTGAGGGGGGGCGGCGACTTGCTGCTAACAAACAGGTTGTCCCAGCAGCACCTTAAGCACCTGACTCGCTATGGAACGGACCAGAATCTGATACCGTTCAACTCTGAAACATCACTCCACAGGTGGAAGATGGACGCATACTTTAACGACGGCGACGTGCCTCTAGATGCATCATGTGATGCGATATCTCCATACGGAAGCCACACAGGCTTAAACGAGCAGCTGGTTCACAACAGGTCAAGGGACATTAAGTCCAGGATGGAGGAAATGAGACAGAAGAGGCTCAGTCTGCAGGAATACGCTAATCTCAGGCAGAGCCAAGAGTCCTTGAGGTCTGCGTATCCGACTCTGGAAAGACCCAAATATATGTCTCCATTAAGAGGGCAGGACATGAGGCAGAACGTGGCAGAATTAGAGCCAAATGCGCAGAACGGTTGCATCTTGGAAACGGCCAGCTTCAAAGACAATGAGCCAAATAAGGAAAGAGAGCAAACTCTCAGTGATGTCCACCGCTCTGCCTCTCACCACGACGTCACAACGGCTCCAGATCGAAAGACGACGCAGACATACGACTGGCACGAGCCTCTTTCCAGGAcaacctctgctgctgctgatttaGATATGATACTAAACGATCCGTCGCTTAAGCTCGCTCATTTGCAGCCCAGCGGTCTCCAACACCCGAGAGCGATGGAGTCTTTGACCGAGCTCCCGGAAGAGAAAGAAGGTTCGCGTGTCAACAGTTCGGACTCGGCCGCATTCAAAGACGGAAATGAGGAGATTAACAAAGACGAGAAAGCTTTTCCAAAGGAGAACTCTGGGAAATCCAGATTACCTGCAGAATCACAGCGCCAGGATCCAACCAGAGGACGCCTTGGTTCTGTAGGTAAGATGGCCAACAGCTCAGGCTCAGCTGCTccaaaagaaggaaagaaatcaATATCCACTGAGGTACAAACTGTCCCAAAAAGCTTAAACACTTCTACAGGATCTCAGCATGCAGTGGAAGCTACGAGTGGTCACACGGAAAAACAGGAAAAGCAGCACGAGGAGCCGCCCCTCCAAAGGAAGAACTCCCTGAGAAAGAAAGTATATTCCATGCTTACGCCAGACGACAAGAAAGCATCCAAAAAAGAGGAGAAGTCCCTCCAGAGGAAGGCCTCACTGAGATCGCGGACTCCTTCAGGATTAACCCAACCAATCAGAGGAGACCATTCACAGGCACCTGCGGTAGAGCAAACGACCAAGAAAGGTCAGTCGCCGAGCATCTCCAGGTCGCAGAACTCTCTCAGTGGTTCAGCGGAGACTGAGAAGCACAAACCATCATTCCCGAGATCTCCTCAGCGGTCAAGCAAAAGAAAGCCGAACCCTGCAGGAGACCAGGACCGAGGCTCGAGGAGCACTCTGAACGACGAGGGAGAGACCGTCTATCAcgccaggagagagagagtctaCAGTCGATTTGAATATTTGCTTAGCACTGAAAGTCTGGATAAGTCAGTGAAGGTGGTAGcctcagagaaagacagaggctCTCCCCTGAACAGACAGGACCCTTTGTATCAGTCACAAAGTGGCTCTGACAAACTGGGAAGGTTCATGCAGCGAGTAGGAAATCTAATAAGCAAGAACAagtag